One window of Stenotrophomonas indicatrix genomic DNA carries:
- a CDS encoding aminodeoxychorismate/anthranilate synthase component II: MLWMIDNYDSFTYNLVQYLQTLGAEVKVVRNDAMSVDEIAAQKPERIVISPGPCTPNEAGVSLELIQRLGPTTPILGVCLGHQGIGQVYGGTVIRAGNIMHGKTSPIRHEGKGVFAGLPDGYQATRYHSLVVDKNSLPDALEVTAWTENEDGSIEEIMGLRHRQFPVEGVQFHPESILTEHGHALLRNFLQRPAA, translated from the coding sequence ATGTTGTGGATGATCGACAACTACGACAGCTTCACCTACAACCTCGTGCAGTACCTGCAGACGCTGGGTGCTGAAGTGAAGGTGGTGCGCAACGATGCGATGAGCGTGGACGAGATCGCCGCGCAGAAACCCGAACGCATCGTCATCTCACCCGGCCCGTGCACGCCCAACGAAGCGGGCGTGTCGCTGGAGCTGATCCAGCGCCTTGGCCCGACCACGCCGATCCTCGGCGTGTGCCTGGGCCACCAGGGTATCGGCCAGGTCTACGGCGGTACGGTCATCCGTGCCGGCAACATCATGCACGGCAAGACCTCGCCGATCCGGCACGAAGGCAAGGGCGTGTTCGCCGGCCTCCCGGATGGCTACCAGGCCACCCGCTACCACTCGCTGGTGGTGGACAAGAACAGCCTGCCCGACGCGCTGGAAGTGACTGCATGGACCGAGAACGAAGATGGCTCGATCGAAGAGATCATGGGCCTGCGCCACCGCCAGTTCCCGGTCGAGGGCGTGCAGTTCCACCCCGAATCGATCCTCACCGAGCATGGTCACGCGCTGCTGCGCAATTTCCTACAGCGCCCGGCTGCCTGA
- a CDS encoding SIMPL domain-containing protein gives MKLLSVLLWSSLLATMAPSAWAQANTIPSQPHLLVKGQGTRTVMPDRFGLQLNIEETDMDADAARRRVQDNVARVLALFKQHKAVEGSVRADNLRIGPATRYEQSRQVFIGTRVSRQLRASFASVKAMQDVLGALNANENVQVSSLAPTYSGEVALRRELKGEAAAKTRESAQGLAKAYGTQLRGLYSISDVAPDFAYGIQAGSWPSSGDLVTSPSPPSPEAPMNSIETTGSRLPESIEAGPITYTENVYAIFLISDGT, from the coding sequence ATGAAGCTGCTGAGCGTTCTGCTGTGGTCGTCGCTGCTGGCCACGATGGCCCCGTCTGCCTGGGCGCAGGCCAACACCATTCCCTCGCAGCCGCACCTGCTGGTGAAGGGGCAGGGCACCCGCACGGTGATGCCCGACCGGTTCGGTCTGCAGTTGAACATCGAAGAAACTGACATGGACGCCGATGCCGCGCGTCGCCGCGTGCAGGACAACGTCGCCCGCGTGCTGGCGCTGTTCAAGCAGCACAAAGCGGTGGAAGGCAGCGTGCGCGCGGACAACCTGCGCATCGGCCCAGCGACGCGCTATGAGCAGAGCCGGCAGGTCTTCATCGGTACGCGCGTGTCACGCCAGCTGCGCGCCAGCTTTGCCAGCGTGAAGGCGATGCAGGATGTGCTGGGAGCGCTGAATGCCAATGAAAACGTACAGGTCAGCAGCCTGGCCCCGACGTACTCGGGCGAGGTGGCGCTGCGCCGTGAACTCAAGGGCGAGGCCGCAGCCAAGACCCGCGAGTCCGCGCAGGGTCTGGCCAAGGCCTATGGCACCCAGCTGCGCGGTCTGTACAGCATTTCCGATGTGGCGCCGGACTTCGCCTACGGCATCCAGGCAGGCAGCTGGCCCAGCAGCGGCGATCTGGTGACGTCACCTTCGCCGCCCTCGCCCGAGGCGCCGATGAACAGCATCGAGACCACAGGCTCGCGCCTGCCCGAATCGATCGAAGCCGGCCCCATCACCTACACCGAAAACGTGTACGCCATTTTCCTGATAAGCGACGGAACCTGA